ATTAGCCTTATTGAATGGAAAATGCCACCCTCCTCCGCCGCCAGCGGTGGTGGCTCCACCGCTGGTGCTTGGCTGTTGCGGCGGTTGACTTGACTGTAGCAACCGGATTTGTCTCTTCAAGAACTTAACATAGCGAATGGCTTCATCCAACATTGAAGCTGTGTCCATCTTTGTCCCTCCAGGCACGAGCCTTTGAAGAATCCTGATCTTTTCGCTAATCCTCTCTCGTCGAAGACGAGCCGCGATGCTTTGGGGGTCATCACTAATCCGCACGTTTCGTCGCTTAGGCTTCCGAATGGTTGACGGGTCGATGTCCACCGGCTGCATTGCTGCAATCTTATACATCATCTCCTTCATCGCACCTAACTCTTCTTCCGgctcttcttcatcatcaccTGTTCCAGAACTTGGAGtacctataaaaaaaagatatataaaccaattaaatcaaataaagttGGTGATGGGTCGTTGTGTGTTCAAACTCCTGTAATGTATACTTTATAGACATACTGTAGCCTATTACAAAATGGGTGGAGGAGGTGGGGAGTTGTTGATCGTGATGATCAGAGAGTTGAAAAGGCAAAAACGACGGCCAAATAGAATCAAGATCATGAACGTGGTGATGATGGTGAAGGATATGGTGGTCATCCATGGCGGAGCGATCGAGATGAGGAGGAGGGTTTGAGAGGTGATGGGGGTCCATGGAGGGAGGGTGATGGGGGTGAAGAAAAACTAGGGTATGGGGTTGAAGAGATGAAATGAAAGTAATAGGTGGAGttttgaagggaaaaaaaaaaaagttaaaagaagaaaatataagacTAGTTGTATTGATTCTATAAAAagtgtttgattttgttaagagcaaaagaaatgaaaaatggaaaaatatttggatgggcaaagaggaaaaaaagagtgaTCTAGGGTTaacattattttctaatttctaattttggaAGATTTTTCCCCCAAGGAATTGCCCCTAGTAATCAAAGCCTTTACAGAGGGCTTTGccttattcttttcatcttctgAAACCCCATTTgctttgctttcttttatcatttcctttttaagtatcaaataaaaattataatactcTATGTATTAaggttaaatttcaaatttcacacacacacacatatatatatagtatgtTGAAGAATATTATTGCATCCTAAAGATATGTAgcctttatattttttcaagtgTGAtcacatattaaattaatctctcaacaatttttttttttttagagaattgcaaatatagtaataaatattgttcttaaattatattataatgcaaaatattttcagtcaGACTAATAGTTAAGCTATATATTTGACTATTAGTCATGAgattaaactaattaagagCTCCCAAGTAGTTCGTGATGATGTTTCATTAATGttacattaaattaaagtgGTCCCACTAACCCTTTTTTAAGCACATAAAGATTATAAACGctggaataataataaaacaataataccTATTTCATTTGTATTTGGTAAGTTGTTAATTAGGgtgtattttattttctttttcttgtgaGGAAAATAAACTATTAGCTTTAGCTAAAaatcacattttattttcaaatgtataaGATTGTTCTAGCAGTATCAGATTACTTACAAGCCGTAAATCTTATCGATTCTTCAAGAGAATTTAAGTATGGCAAAACATTggatcaaagaaaatataagaaatgaaGGTAAAAGTTCCAAAACTATTCATATTACTTTTGGTAGTAATTGTGAGAAAAACACGCCATATGGCCCAAACAAATAGAGTATTAATGTTGATTGATATCAATATATTACTCTACTACATGGATTATCAATAAACTTTGTAAGGTTGTGTGTAAATATATAGCTACGATGATGTCTCagtaaagtataaaaaaacttagatATATTTAGATTGAGCGTTATTGTTCggtttatatatgtatagtatAACTTATTCTATTCcaacaattttcaatattaaaccCTCTCTTTCGTTGCTTTCATATTTCACGGTTTCATTTTCACTAGATCTTCACatgttttcaataattatgattttcttcaaacaatTCCAACATGCCAcgactttgttttctttctaataattaatttcatgtgctttttttttgttggtttttaaaatgtttttatgatCCCAAGAACCAAAGCAGAGCAAGAAATTGAGGTTGAATTTTGCATCAGCCACCGTGTGGGAGCATGTTTTCTTATGTCATTCTTTTGTGTATCCGTACAACACAGTTTGATGGCAACCTTCcttttgttagaaatttacacttttttctttttggatttttttgtttgatatattattgtttatttgatttgattttttattataattattattatttagatgTACAAGTTTGCGCATGCCCTAATGCAATCATTTTAGGGTTTTCAGAATCAGAACCTCCATTTTTAGGCATAGCTAGggttttatattttcattatactCAAACACACAATACTTCTTATACATTAAAAGCCTAACAATTAAATGTGTATGGGTTTTACTTTTTGTAGTGACTTCATTTCTTCATTAGCTTCCAAAAGTCTACATGTTTCATTAGGTTCCACTATTTTCGCAACACGCTTTTGAGCACCCTTTTCTAGttaattagggtttagggtttgtaTTAATTTCATTCCAAGTTTGATATTAAGTTGTTTTCTAATTAGTACACATTAAATATGGGATATGAAAAGTTAATCTCTCCTTAtctcaaaaggaaagaataaatGTCAATTACTATGAGTTATGTTCATATCGATTGTTATCTTAATTAGGTTATAGAGAGAGTTGGGTTTACTAATACTAAAACGATTATTGATGTTTGTGTTATGTCATATGTTGACTTGTATAGGACATGTTAACTCTTTTTcacaaacaatttttctttaatgaaacTAAAGAAttgataacaaaattatatggAGACATCAAAATGAAGTTTATGTAAAGCTTTAATATCCCAATTGAAAACAAGTTATGATTCAAAGGGCCAAAAATTAGTTATGGCattttaagtatttatttCAAGTGTACTCAATCATATGTGTTCACactaatttttatcattaataagtGACTTCTTAACCAAAgtgttatattaatttctacTCATCAAAATACTTGTCAAACCGATTATAACTTAGTAGataaatatactaattatcattttaaaagttgatagtTTCATCTCCTATTTGATTTTGGTACCattacatcatttttttttctggacCGAAAAATTGATTGGTAGAGAATGAACAAAAGAGAAACTTGGCTATTTATTGATACTCTCTGAAGCATTGTGTGGTTGTATTGTAGAAGGCCAACAAGATATAAGTTTAGGCTAAGGGACCATCAAGTGTTGGAGTCACATAAATAGAGGCCATAAAGGGGTAtactaatttagtttttttggtACACAACCTGTTCCCAATCTTTGTTAGaacataaaaatgttaataataataataaacctAACTTGAAGGAAGGTTTTTTGGGTGTTCTTTCACAGCAGCTTTTCACCCcacaaaatgttaaaaaaaagtgttttgtGTAACTAAAATTCGATAGATAATGAACATGCAGTGTGATGCCCCATCTTTCTTCCAATGTATAATAATGTAACATTTTCTttccacatatatatatttgatgatagtggaaataattaattaggagCATGTTTGATggcaaaattttcttttattttgctttatgttcttgaattttctttttatttatgatcACTACTTtctgaaaattgaaaaactaaaagtggACCTTCATTTCATAatgatttctattttctatttttttcttaccaTTAATAGTTTACTACCAAAAAAATGACATGAGAAATACAAGAATCGaaccttaaacttttaaaagggTTAAAATTGGATCACATAcgataaaattaaatcttcAAGCTTATATAAACAAcgcattttttttcaagtttatataaactatatattttatataattatgtaaaatttgaggttttttcaatttaccctatttttattttttggacaAGCTTTTTTTagtactatttttttctttagtattcaaaagttaaagttgaaaatttgaaaatagtttagaaTGGCATTTaaggttaaaaaaacaaatatttattaatatgagattattattattattattattttcaatataaggCTATATACAgatcatttatttcttttgaacctatattaatttttcaaaatgctaactgtttataaaatagtttttttcttccacaAATTGAAACAAGCGAATAACAaaaagtagtaataataaataaatgaataatggTGATTTTCATAAATCCtaaatttatcttaaaatattgttacCTATTAACCtttcaactatatataaattttgaatattatgtGTGTTCATATACACGAAAGGTTGGTATTTAACTAACTTtgagttaaagaaaaaaaaatgagggaCTAGATTTTAGACGATTTAGGGGGGAGTATACGAATTAAAATTAGAGCTactaaaattaacaaaactctaaaacataagaattaatataatataatataaagcaAAACTGTAAACCAGATGAGAAAATTTAGGTATATAAAGCAAAAATTGAAGAGGAAAAAGGGAAGATAAAGGTTTTATGATTTGAAATGggaaaaaataacattttacgAGAAGGATTGGTTTTTGGATCAGAAAACCATgcattttcattcaatttcattttcacttttaaaatataaaatgtaaatcaataaataaatatgtttttgaaataaaaatgaaaaagaaaaaagaaaccaaaattacGGAGACTACCCCTCCTCATAATCTGGACTCTGACTAATACTTCCTTCTTACACTCTGCCCCTTCACAAACTTTTCCATTTATGCAAAAAGCATTTCTTTAACTTGTTTGCCCTTAAATTAGCCCTTTGAAAAAAcacattcatttctttttctttctttttcctttaattatttgtttgacTACGTGATCATATGACTCCTCTCACTTCCAAACTTATGCATCCATGTTTTCAATTCATAACTGGTTTTGGTTGCGAAGGTTTGAGTTCAATGTTTATTTAgtttcttcaatttgaaaaatgatctAAGGTTATGTTTACTCATTTGTAATGAAAAgtgatataattataatgagATTTTATTGCATATGTAAGTAGATTGCTTTTGATCAtctttacttaatttttttttttaatgtaatttcttctcttactttttcttttattgctATCGTTTGGCGTTAGTTGGTGATGGTAACTATAATGGTGAATTCTTTGTACttctttcattgattttttcaTAGTTGTGCATTCTATTGTTCAATTAGATTATGTGTTTTGATTATGGTCTTGAAAGTGGGTCTCCTGTCATTACGATTGAGAAACATCGAAAAACAACATCAAACCTAATCAAATAAGATCCATCTTTCGTATCATGTTCgctttattttcaataaaggAAAACTTGACCTAAAATAGTTTGTATCCTTATTTGACCATAAGGTGATTGAATAGAATATTGATTGGTAGTTAAGATAATCACTAAAACTTTTGATGatgttataattttgttaaaatcttttgcTGTCAGGTTTTCTTCTAATATCACTTATCCTAACAATACAAAACTACGTTTAATTCACgaatttttaaatgttcaattttaatcatttattatttcaataaagttgaaaatttagtCCTCCAAAACGAACTTTTGTCAAAAtagatcaaataaaaacaatggaaCCATGAGTACAATGTGTAtaaatttccaaaattcacATAGGACATTTAATCTATAAGATTtataagagtttttttttaaaaaaaagacctAAATCTAAGTTGATTGAAAGTATAATgactaaaactaaattaactccaaactataaaaatactctaatgacattttaacttgaaaaagtttcaactatttatatatacgtgtgttatatatacacacacatatatatatatatatgaaagtaaacaatcaaaaataaatttgaaagtaatagTAAAAAAGTTCAACCTTTTTTTGTTCATCTGCTGTATATATGAAAGATGGTTAGTTCCTCCAAAAATCAATCATGATTTGAATAGAGTTTGTATGAttatgtgatttatttttactttttactttaaatatcATACCCACAAGCAAgtttatttttcagaattagAAAACCATACCTAAAATCATACACATCCtattaaaatttcttcaatgagttattttctaaattcaaaagctcaaaaagaaattgacttattgaatataaataagaattttatGTATAATAGAATTGTAAACTCTCAATTTCATGGTTTAATACATCtgtgaattttcaaaaatatcaataagCCAAAAATCTATCGAACACAAAAATAAACGTTTAGAAACTtgtcaaatcaaatattttaaagtttaggaacaaaatttaaacactaaATAGATACAAACTTATCAATACAATAACCAAATTTGCAACTCAACCATCTATCAACAGTCGAACATTGTGGGTTCGACCAAAGATAGAGGAAAAAGCTACAAACATTTTGTCAAGAAGACTTGATTCTCGAAAAGTGATAGCCATTCATTcgacaataaaaagaaaaagaagcacAAACTAAAACCAACAAATTTCCATATATCTAATTTGCAGAAAGGTGTACCTAAGACTGCTAATGGGAGATACATTATACTACATTAGTAAGACATCACAATTATCATTCCCAAGGCTGCAGGATTCTACCAAATAAGTACATgggataattttgaaaaagaaaaaaaaatacataagaATGTACTTCGACAACCTCGTCTTCTCAAGCCGTCTTCTGAACTCTGTCCACATATGCCTGACAAGGGAATGAGAGACATTGAGGAAACGTATCATACAGAACAGAAAGTTAACTATTTGTCTCAACCAAATTAGAGAGGAAAGAAGATAGATTATTCTATGGAAAGATCAGCAACAGAACATTTGAGATACTGAATCAGATATTTTACCTAGTATGAATACAcaacaaaagagaaaggaCCATGAAAGCTATAGATGTAGTAGTTGCTTCTATATCTGTAGCTTTCACAAGAAGCTTAAACAGAGCCTAAGAGAGCTCCCACTAAAGCTTGATATCTTTCGTTCAGAGAGGATTTGATTGCATCTTCAAAAGTCTTGGTGCAATCGAGATAATGCAACTTGAAGTTTTAGCATGAGTCAATTACAATGAGAGCGGAGAggtcataagagatatattTACCAAGTATTAGGGGTACACAGACTAATGTCCCTAACAGTCACGACCTGAACAGCAAAGTTGCTACATCAAGTCTTCACATGTATGAAACAATAAATAAGGGTGACCTTGGTATGGTTAACATCGAtaatcatcttttttattaaccaGATAAACATTACTCAATGCACTAGCAAGAcactctatttttatttttatcatcaGTATTATTACTATTGACAGGATACTGAATAACCAAGAAGCTAACCAACTAATcttcataattaaatattgttcTGAAATACTGATTACTAACTAATTCATAGGTAAAGCCAAAAGGGTGAACATCCAAGTAACCAACCtaaggaaaaaaagtgaaagggGGCTCTTTCCCGAGGGAGGGATCAAAGAAGGCTCTTCAATCTGATAAATCACAAAAACAAACTAGGGCCTGCATCTTATTGTAACTTCTTGACCAAATGTCTTAATGGGGAACCAAATCTTTAGATGAACGAAAGCCATCTCGGCCTCCTCATCCGTTGAACTTACGTAACTAAACTTCTAATAATTGTTCAGAAGTAAAATACCCAGCCAAGAAAATAATGCTCTCAACATTTCAAAGTCTTGATAAAGCATTGGGGAGCAATAGGGTGTTTCAAGGCATGGAGAGGGACCCTTGTGAACTTTAGTCCTTGGTGAGGTTCCATGCTTCTCTTTAAACTTTGGTTTCAAtgactttttgtaattatacaCTAGGCAATATCTTACTTAGTTGAAAACCCTTTCTCTAGCGGAATTTTTTCCATGGGCTTGATTTTTTGTATGCCCTGTTAGTTCTTTCAAAGTTGCCATTGGATGGTTATCAGCTTTTTGGCATGCTTCACTAGGTTTCTCACTGCCATATTCAATAGGATATGTCTTTCTAGGGATATATCCCTCCAAACCTTATTTAGGGGTGTGGTGTCCATTACAAATGTGAAAAGCTTGTCAAACTGCAGTAAAGGGAGCAAAGTTGCAGAACTTGGATTCTGTTCGATAATAGCAGTGCTTTGTTCTTACATCTGAGCCCGATAAAAGTTCCCTCTCTTCAGACACTGCACTTGTAGTATACAATGCCTATGACTCCAGAAAGCTCTGCAACTTGTTTACCTGTTGAAGGGTTAGGCCAGTTCCATACAGCTTGAACTCTATTTTCATCAATCTTAAATAATGCAGTTAGATTGAGAATTGACATGTGAAACATTTTTCTAACCTAACGTGGATTATGTATTAGAATGGATCCGGAACTGTA
This DNA window, taken from Cucumis sativus cultivar 9930 chromosome 6, Cucumber_9930_V3, whole genome shotgun sequence, encodes the following:
- the LOC101222266 gene encoding transcription factor HEC3; this encodes MDPHHLSNPPPHLDRSAMDDHHILHHHHHVHDLDSIWPSFLPFQLSDHHDQQLPTSSTHFVIGYSTPSSGTGDDEEEPEEELGAMKEMMYKIAAMQPVDIDPSTIRKPKRRNVRISDDPQSIAARLRRERISEKIRILQRLVPGGTKMDTASMLDEAIRYVKFLKRQIRLLQSSQPPQQPSTSGGATTAGGGGGWHFPFNKANGSTSSSTSMENTPAITPTGWKVCLADSSSWN